A window of the Euzebya pacifica genome harbors these coding sequences:
- a CDS encoding acetyl/propionyl/methylcrotonyl-CoA carboxylase subunit alpha has translation MSASASANPSSALASLGPVLVANRGEIALRVFRTCRDLGLPTVAVYSEADRDAPWLRYADEAYLLGGAAPAESYLNTERIVEVIEQSGARSVHPGYGFLSENADFAQAMTDASVTWIGPPPQSIVKMGDKLSAREAAKAAECPLVPGMMEPTDDAEEVKAFAAEHGYPLIIKAAYGGGGRGMKVVNADNELQEALDSAQREAVAAFGRGEVYVERYLGRPRHIEIQVLADTHGTTLYLGDRDCSTQRRHQKLIEEAPAPGLSDAVRAAMGASAVRVSEQVGYTGAGTCEYLYDPATASSPGAGDGDFYFLEMNTRLQVEHPVTEQVTGMDLVEWQLRIAAGEALPLTQDDVELTGHSIEARINAENVGMGFVPSPGLITGWRAPSGPGVRVDGVGEAGWEIPRSYDSLIAKLITTGSDREQARRRMVRALTELEIEGVPTTVDFFRVAFEHDDFITANTATISVEKEWDLSGIPVAPMPGAAEDDDVPAQEVTVEVGGKRLAVTVRGLAAAAAPAPSTAKRKRGSSGSGGAAASGDDLAAPMQGTIVKVAVEEGATVEEGDLVVVLEAMKMENAIKAHKAGTVTALPVEAGAVVNSGDVLATIADA, from the coding sequence GTGTCCGCTTCTGCATCCGCCAACCCCTCCTCCGCGCTCGCCTCCCTCGGGCCGGTTCTGGTGGCCAACCGTGGGGAGATCGCCCTGCGTGTGTTCCGCACGTGCCGCGATCTCGGCCTGCCCACCGTGGCGGTGTACTCCGAGGCGGACCGCGACGCTCCGTGGTTGCGCTACGCCGACGAGGCCTACCTGCTGGGTGGTGCAGCCCCGGCGGAGTCCTACCTCAACACCGAGCGGATCGTGGAGGTCATCGAGCAGTCGGGTGCCCGGTCGGTGCACCCCGGCTACGGGTTCCTCAGCGAGAACGCCGACTTCGCCCAGGCGATGACCGACGCCAGCGTCACCTGGATCGGCCCGCCGCCCCAGTCGATCGTGAAGATGGGCGACAAGCTGAGCGCCCGTGAGGCCGCGAAGGCCGCCGAGTGCCCGCTCGTCCCGGGGATGATGGAGCCGACCGACGACGCGGAGGAGGTCAAGGCCTTCGCTGCCGAGCACGGCTACCCGCTGATCATCAAGGCCGCCTACGGCGGTGGCGGACGCGGCATGAAGGTCGTCAACGCCGACAACGAGCTGCAGGAGGCGCTGGACTCCGCGCAGCGCGAGGCCGTCGCGGCGTTCGGCCGCGGCGAGGTCTACGTCGAGCGCTACCTGGGCCGCCCGCGGCACATCGAGATCCAGGTCCTCGCCGACACCCACGGGACGACCCTGTACCTGGGTGACCGCGACTGCTCGACGCAGCGTCGGCACCAGAAGCTGATCGAGGAGGCGCCCGCACCCGGGCTGTCGGATGCCGTCCGCGCCGCGATGGGCGCCTCGGCCGTCCGCGTCAGCGAGCAGGTCGGCTACACGGGGGCCGGCACCTGCGAGTACCTCTACGACCCCGCGACGGCGTCCTCGCCGGGCGCGGGGGACGGCGACTTCTACTTCCTGGAGATGAACACCCGCCTGCAGGTGGAGCATCCGGTCACCGAGCAGGTCACCGGCATGGACCTGGTCGAGTGGCAGCTGCGCATCGCGGCCGGTGAGGCCCTGCCCCTGACCCAGGACGACGTCGAGCTGACCGGCCACTCGATCGAGGCCCGCATCAACGCCGAGAACGTGGGCATGGGCTTCGTCCCCTCCCCCGGCCTGATCACGGGCTGGCGCGCCCCGTCCGGCCCGGGCGTGCGGGTCGACGGGGTCGGCGAGGCCGGCTGGGAGATCCCCCGGTCCTACGACTCCCTGATCGCCAAGCTGATCACCACCGGGTCCGATCGCGAGCAGGCCCGTCGCCGCATGGTCCGTGCGCTGACCGAGCTGGAGATCGAGGGCGTCCCGACGACGGTGGACTTCTTCCGCGTGGCCTTCGAGCACGACGACTTCATCACGGCCAACACCGCCACCATCTCGGTGGAGAAGGAATGGGACCTGTCGGGCATCCCGGTCGCCCCGATGCCCGGTGCGGCGGAGGACGACGACGTGCCCGCGCAGGAAGTCACCGTCGAGGTGGGCGGCAAGCGCCTGGCCGTCACCGTGCGCGGCCTTGCCGCCGCAGCGGCACCCGCGCCGTCCACGGCCAAGCGCAAGCGCGGATCGTCCGGCAGCGGCGGTGCGGCAGCCAGCGGCGACGACCTCGCCGCCCCCATGCAGGGCACCATCGTCAAGGTCGCGGTCGAGGAGGGCGCAACGGTCGAGGAGGGCGACC
- a CDS encoding plastocyanin/azurin family copper-binding protein has product MRRTSIVLVLALGLFLTACSAQEPEVVLNEQVPAAQAVAEVAEGEEGEPAVEADFAAAEAVWVAEQLAFTSAPSSMPADEVVMGLQVIGGLPHNVIFEGLEGDRVLVDGPGEGEFAAVNTIPAGTYTYYCGIPGHRAAGMEGEITVG; this is encoded by the coding sequence ATGCGTCGCACGTCCATCGTCCTCGTCCTCGCCCTCGGCCTCTTCCTGACCGCGTGCAGCGCCCAGGAGCCCGAGGTCGTCCTGAACGAGCAGGTCCCCGCCGCGCAGGCGGTCGCCGAGGTTGCCGAAGGCGAAGAGGGCGAGCCCGCCGTCGAGGCCGACTTCGCCGCGGCCGAGGCCGTCTGGGTCGCCGAACAGCTGGCCTTCACCAGCGCCCCGTCCAGCATGCCTGCCGATGAGGTCGTCATGGGCCTGCAGGTCATCGGTGGCCTCCCGCACAACGTCATCTTCGAGGGCCTCGAGGGCGACCGCGTCCTGGTCGACGGGCCCGGCGAGGGCGAGTTCGCGGCGGTCAACACCATCCCGGCTGGCACCTACACCTACTACTGCGGCATCCCCGGCCACCGTGCGGCCGGCATGGAGGGCGAGATCACGGTCGGCTAG
- a CDS encoding cell wall-binding repeat-containing protein, which yields MLSPLPLSRVRRIGPPLVAVALVVGIVLGGVAIAQSAPAAVRLDGTDPSSHAIAVSTAVFDDAGGADTTARHAVLGRDDDFADSLAAGPLLNGGPLLYVPGGEDGTLPGPVAAELQRILPPAADVFVVGGVDAISEDIATAVEDLGYHVVRLAGEERTATAAAIADEATRTHGPADRVLVALAGRWPDAVAGGALAASEQLPLLLTDGTSASTATVAWLDAHPDHEVVVLGGPAAIEESVFTALGGDRRLTGETRAHTAAAMVAEFGDDVTGTTVMQGFADDGWVHGNAGAALLQPLLLNGPDVDTLNSVVTSALDGRTGELFVLGGTDRVGTTALTAAEAAR from the coding sequence GTGCTGTCCCCGTTGCCCCTGTCTCGTGTTCGTCGCATCGGCCCGCCGCTGGTCGCGGTCGCCCTCGTCGTGGGCATCGTCCTCGGCGGAGTGGCGATCGCCCAGTCCGCGCCTGCGGCGGTCCGGCTGGACGGAACGGACCCGTCGAGCCACGCGATCGCGGTGTCGACGGCGGTCTTCGACGATGCCGGCGGTGCCGACACGACAGCACGCCATGCGGTGCTCGGCCGCGACGACGACTTCGCCGACTCCCTGGCTGCCGGCCCCCTGCTGAACGGTGGGCCGTTGCTGTACGTGCCGGGCGGCGAGGACGGCACGCTGCCTGGGCCCGTGGCCGCGGAGCTGCAGCGCATCCTGCCCCCTGCTGCTGACGTGTTCGTCGTCGGCGGGGTGGACGCCATCTCCGAGGACATCGCCACGGCCGTCGAGGACCTCGGCTATCACGTCGTTCGGCTCGCAGGGGAGGAGCGCACGGCGACCGCTGCGGCCATCGCCGACGAGGCGACCCGGACCCACGGACCGGCCGACCGGGTGCTGGTCGCCCTGGCCGGCCGCTGGCCCGACGCCGTGGCCGGCGGTGCCCTTGCCGCCAGCGAACAGCTTCCGTTGTTGCTGACCGACGGCACCAGCGCCTCGACCGCCACCGTCGCGTGGCTGGATGCCCACCCAGACCACGAGGTCGTCGTGCTCGGCGGCCCCGCCGCCATCGAGGAATCGGTGTTCACGGCGCTCGGCGGCGACCGGCGGCTGACCGGCGAGACCCGTGCCCACACCGCCGCCGCCATGGTTGCCGAGTTCGGCGATGACGTCACCGGCACCACGGTGATGCAGGGATTCGCCGACGACGGGTGGGTGCACGGCAACGCCGGCGCGGCCCTGCTGCAGCCGCTGCTGCTCAACGGCCCTGATGTCGACACGCTCAACAGCGTCGTCACGAGCGCGCTGGACGGGCGCACGGGCGAGCTGTTCGTGCTGGGGGGCACCGACCGGGTGGGCACCACCGCCCTGACCGCCGCCGAGGCCGCCCGCTGA
- a CDS encoding alkaline phosphatase D family protein, whose amino-acid sequence MSTTWTRRSFMSAAAAAGVGGLMLPYGVGMLRDEAEAQMQPLGVRFDAFPFPLGVASGDPTADSVILQTRLSDAPFDLDAPWGNIPEDVDVHWVVAEDARLRRIVAQGTVGSSSTRGHAVHVDVTGLEPGKVYWYQFAALGARSRIGRTKTAGIAPLQRLRIAYLSCQSFPHGYFTAYQNLLDEDVDVVFHLGDYMYEYADGGYGDLRSSPPVDQVFSLNSYRVRYAAYRGDPWLRACHARFPFITTWDDHEIDNNWAGETPENTSDEGNATPAAYAERRFNAFQAYHENLPIRPAPEDNAIDAPAYQIYRQFVFGDLLDVSVLDTRQYRTDQPCDDGFVTVNCADQADPDATIMGPTQRDWLFGNLSTSTAAWRVIAQQLIVSQVSSLGLSTLLPDTGAGPAQGGNLYFSADQWDGYLVERQALMSHLADNAIPDTFVITGDIHSSWVLDMKEDFDDPSSATVGTEFVGTSVTSPGFEQLGGNEPFRTGLYASNPHMKYLEGTRKGYTIADITHDGVTVTYRVVDTIEENRSGVSTQSEWLLPRGGAVEQVAGDSVNPLSGA is encoded by the coding sequence GTGTCGACCACCTGGACCCGCCGTTCCTTCATGTCCGCCGCAGCCGCCGCCGGGGTCGGCGGCCTGATGCTGCCCTACGGGGTCGGCATGCTGCGTGACGAGGCCGAGGCGCAGATGCAGCCACTCGGCGTGCGTTTCGACGCCTTCCCGTTCCCGCTGGGGGTCGCCTCCGGCGACCCGACCGCGGACAGCGTCATCCTGCAGACCCGGCTGTCGGACGCCCCGTTCGACCTCGACGCCCCGTGGGGGAACATCCCCGAGGACGTCGATGTCCACTGGGTCGTGGCCGAGGACGCTCGCCTGCGCCGCATCGTGGCACAGGGCACCGTCGGCTCGTCGTCGACCCGAGGTCACGCCGTGCATGTCGACGTGACGGGCCTCGAGCCCGGGAAGGTCTACTGGTACCAGTTCGCCGCGCTCGGGGCCCGCTCTCGCATCGGGCGCACCAAGACCGCTGGCATCGCGCCGCTGCAGAGGCTGCGCATCGCCTACCTGTCGTGCCAGAGCTTCCCCCACGGCTACTTCACCGCCTACCAGAACCTTCTGGACGAGGACGTGGACGTCGTGTTCCACCTCGGCGACTACATGTACGAGTACGCCGATGGGGGCTACGGCGACCTCCGCTCCAGCCCGCCGGTGGACCAGGTCTTCTCGCTGAACTCCTACCGGGTCCGCTACGCCGCCTACCGCGGGGACCCGTGGCTGCGCGCCTGCCACGCCCGCTTCCCGTTCATCACGACGTGGGACGACCACGAGATCGACAACAACTGGGCCGGGGAGACGCCGGAGAACACCAGCGACGAGGGCAACGCCACGCCGGCGGCCTACGCCGAACGGCGCTTCAACGCCTTCCAGGCGTATCACGAGAACCTGCCGATCCGGCCGGCCCCCGAGGACAACGCCATCGACGCGCCGGCGTACCAGATCTACCGCCAGTTCGTCTTCGGCGACCTGCTGGACGTCAGCGTCCTCGACACCCGCCAGTACCGGACCGACCAGCCGTGCGACGACGGCTTCGTGACGGTCAACTGCGCCGACCAGGCCGACCCGGACGCCACGATCATGGGTCCCACACAGCGTGACTGGCTGTTCGGCAACCTGTCGACGTCGACCGCGGCCTGGCGGGTCATCGCCCAGCAGCTGATCGTCTCGCAGGTCTCCTCGCTCGGGCTGTCCACACTGCTGCCCGACACCGGCGCCGGCCCCGCGCAGGGCGGGAACCTGTACTTCTCCGCCGACCAGTGGGACGGATACCTGGTCGAGCGGCAAGCGTTGATGAGCCACCTGGCCGACAACGCCATTCCCGACACCTTCGTCATCACCGGTGACATCCACTCCTCGTGGGTCCTCGACATGAAGGAGGACTTCGACGACCCCTCCTCGGCCACCGTGGGCACCGAGTTCGTCGGCACGTCGGTCACGTCCCCCGGGTTCGAGCAGCTCGGCGGCAACGAGCCGTTCCGCACGGGCCTGTACGCCTCCAACCCGCACATGAAGTACCTCGAGGGAACCCGCAAGGGCTACACGATCGCCGACATCACCCACGACGGGGTGACGGTGACCTACCGCGTCGTGGACACCATCGAGGAGAACCGTTCCGGGGTCTCCACGCAGTCGGAGTGGCTGCTGCCCCGAGGGGGCGCGGTCGAGCAGGTCGCCGGCGACAGCGTCAACCCGCTCAGCGGCGCGTAA
- a CDS encoding alpha/beta fold hydrolase: MAASDVLAWQQVDVDGVPTRYAVGGEGPPVLFLHGWALGTRAYRRPLRRLIRRGCRIYAPALPGLGGTADLAPHARTVAGYGWWAARFLASVGVSEPAIVIGHSFGGAVAIGMAHAQPDMVQYLVLLNAVGGGRWSGMVGDSRPLADRPLWDWAVHFAREAVVATTDVKAVRSVVPEVVGNLLRNPKGVWRSANMARRANLTAELAWLRSRRIPVLALTSDADSVIPQAAFEALCAAIGTDGHVVAGRHSWLLTDPDSMGEVLANVVDVQVAEHRGRTNASRLEALEDLLSQTPMSVGDRRRLLDEASPLWLMSEDERTLAGDLALCTPALEDGEVRAVVVPIEDSRLLRLTVVAHDRPGLLADTTAILAGEGLSILGATAITWSRLGMALHSLTVEPDEDFSVQRWNTIGARLQQADGTPVPVPTPRSSAPVVRIHGETEDRTLVTVEADDQLGTLAAICRWLADEGATIESLGTRSVGGRVVDSFVTRGRVPTGMPRLTGRYRSPRQRTTAA; the protein is encoded by the coding sequence ATGGCCGCCTCCGACGTTCTTGCCTGGCAACAGGTCGACGTCGACGGCGTGCCCACGCGGTACGCCGTCGGAGGCGAGGGGCCACCCGTGCTGTTCCTCCATGGCTGGGCGCTCGGCACGCGTGCCTATCGTCGACCGCTGCGTCGGCTGATCAGGCGCGGATGTCGGATCTACGCCCCGGCCCTGCCCGGCCTCGGGGGCACCGCTGATCTCGCGCCGCATGCCCGGACCGTCGCCGGCTACGGCTGGTGGGCGGCGCGCTTCCTTGCCTCGGTCGGCGTGTCCGAACCCGCGATCGTGATCGGCCACTCCTTCGGCGGCGCGGTCGCCATCGGCATGGCGCACGCCCAACCCGACATGGTGCAGTACCTGGTGCTGCTCAACGCGGTGGGTGGCGGCCGCTGGTCGGGCATGGTGGGCGACAGCCGTCCGCTGGCCGACCGTCCGCTGTGGGACTGGGCCGTGCACTTCGCCCGCGAGGCGGTCGTCGCGACCACCGATGTGAAGGCCGTCCGCTCGGTGGTACCCGAGGTGGTGGGGAACCTGCTGCGCAACCCCAAGGGGGTCTGGCGGTCGGCCAACATGGCCCGGCGGGCCAACCTGACCGCAGAGCTCGCGTGGCTGCGCTCGCGCCGGATTCCGGTCCTGGCGTTGACCAGCGATGCCGACTCCGTGATCCCCCAAGCCGCCTTCGAGGCGCTGTGTGCGGCAATCGGCACCGACGGACACGTCGTCGCCGGCCGGCACTCGTGGCTCCTGACCGATCCCGACTCGATGGGTGAGGTCCTGGCCAACGTCGTCGACGTGCAGGTGGCCGAGCACCGCGGCCGCACCAACGCCAGCCGCCTCGAGGCGCTCGAGGACCTGCTGTCCCAGACGCCGATGTCGGTCGGGGACCGTCGTCGGCTGCTCGACGAGGCATCACCGCTGTGGTTGATGAGTGAGGACGAACGCACCCTCGCCGGGGACCTGGCGTTGTGCACGCCGGCGCTGGAGGACGGCGAGGTCCGCGCGGTCGTGGTGCCGATCGAGGACAGCCGGTTGCTGCGGCTGACCGTCGTCGCCCACGACCGGCCGGGCCTGCTGGCCGACACGACCGCGATCCTGGCGGGGGAGGGCCTGTCGATCCTGGGCGCCACCGCGATCACCTGGTCACGGCTCGGTATGGCCCTGCACTCGTTGACCGTCGAACCGGACGAGGACTTCTCGGTCCAGCGGTGGAACACCATCGGCGCGCGGCTGCAGCAGGCCGACGGCACGCCGGTGCCGGTGCCGACGCCGCGCTCGTCCGCCCCGGTCGTGCGCATCCACGGCGAGACCGAGGACCGAACCCTGGTCACCGTCGAGGCCGACGACCAGCTGGGCACGCTCGCGGCGATCTGTCGCTGGCTGGCTGACGAGGGCGCCACGATCGAGTCGTTGGGCACCCGCAGCGTCGGCGGCCGTGTCGTCGACAGCTTCGTGACCCGCGGCCGGGTCCCCACCGGCATGCCCCGCCTGACGGGTCGCTACCGCTCCCCGCGGCAGCGCACGACCGCCGCCTGA
- a CDS encoding purple acid phosphatase family protein has product MSSRRTFLRQMLSAPAGLALTTGAGAALAGPARPAFAQDVPPPDGIWNLLQEQVPAYVQPGVPRGVQLSFAGDDLSRRAVTWLTSVEDPRSIVQWGVVGATADTSELTADDLTHVQDGSSERAPFGDGADSTYLSAKRDNGPDVHHGEREVFVHRASLSGLQPGQRIAYRVGDGTRWSDIAITRGGPLADEGFRFTHVGDHGPKLAAQRTTRALRRRQPDWHLFAGDLSYANGDQRIWDLWAEQYSVMGREVPTMVAPGNHESKDFMGQAYRTRFTQPRHGSSFYDWIHGNVFMISTAAGAFFGDERGAMEDIRHELVWMEHTLARAAALRAAGIIDFIVVTQHFPSYTDHRTRGPISPDRVVVAEQILQRYQIDLLLVGHDHMYQRSHPMAYGLPTSTAGYTNTLAPVLGLEPTRPERYSNATGYIEVIAGSGGNGMYDFTEIDTLQLGVDPEMPPQRHLPWLAASARELCFVEYDVRGPEMAVTGFVFDDGYDENRGDGIPDNEPGYNGDDPRFLADADPEPFDTFTLVRKAYAEEVPTVPRLAAEILRELPEAHGELRYDVAEDCTTHDH; this is encoded by the coding sequence ATGTCGTCCCGCCGCACGTTCCTTCGCCAGATGCTCTCCGCCCCCGCGGGGCTGGCCCTGACCACCGGTGCCGGCGCCGCCCTTGCCGGCCCGGCCCGACCCGCGTTCGCCCAGGACGTCCCACCGCCGGACGGCATCTGGAACCTGCTCCAGGAGCAGGTTCCCGCCTACGTCCAGCCCGGTGTCCCCCGCGGCGTCCAGCTGTCCTTCGCAGGCGACGACCTGTCCCGGCGGGCCGTGACCTGGCTGACCTCGGTGGAGGACCCCCGCAGCATCGTCCAGTGGGGCGTCGTCGGCGCCACCGCGGACACGAGCGAGCTGACCGCAGACGACCTGACCCACGTGCAGGACGGCAGCAGCGAACGGGCGCCCTTCGGGGACGGTGCGGACTCCACGTACCTGTCCGCCAAGCGGGACAACGGGCCGGACGTCCACCACGGCGAACGGGAGGTGTTCGTGCACCGAGCGTCGCTGAGCGGGCTGCAGCCCGGACAGCGGATCGCGTACCGCGTCGGCGACGGGACCCGCTGGAGCGACATCGCGATCACCCGCGGGGGGCCGCTGGCCGACGAGGGCTTCCGGTTCACCCACGTCGGTGACCACGGGCCCAAGCTCGCGGCCCAGCGGACCACCCGGGCGCTGCGTCGTCGCCAGCCCGACTGGCACCTCTTCGCCGGCGACCTCAGCTACGCCAACGGCGACCAGCGGATCTGGGACCTGTGGGCCGAGCAGTACAGCGTCATGGGCCGCGAGGTCCCGACGATGGTCGCGCCGGGCAACCACGAGTCCAAGGACTTCATGGGCCAGGCCTACCGCACGCGCTTCACCCAGCCGCGGCACGGCAGCTCGTTCTACGACTGGATCCACGGCAACGTCTTCATGATCTCCACCGCCGCCGGGGCGTTCTTCGGCGACGAGCGGGGAGCCATGGAGGACATCCGCCACGAGCTGGTCTGGATGGAGCACACGCTGGCCCGCGCCGCCGCGTTGCGTGCTGCCGGGATCATCGACTTCATCGTCGTCACCCAGCACTTCCCCAGCTACACCGACCACCGCACCCGCGGGCCGATCTCGCCCGACCGGGTCGTCGTCGCCGAGCAGATCCTCCAGCGGTACCAGATCGACCTCCTGCTGGTCGGCCACGACCACATGTACCAGCGCTCCCACCCGATGGCGTACGGACTGCCGACGTCCACCGCCGGCTACACCAACACCCTCGCGCCGGTCCTCGGCCTCGAGCCGACCCGCCCCGAGCGCTACAGCAACGCCACCGGATACATCGAGGTCATCGCCGGCTCCGGCGGCAACGGCATGTACGACTTCACCGAGATCGACACCCTGCAGCTCGGGGTCGACCCGGAGATGCCGCCGCAGCGCCACCTGCCCTGGCTGGCCGCGTCCGCTCGCGAGCTGTGCTTCGTGGAGTACGACGTGCGCGGACCGGAGATGGCGGTGACGGGGTTCGTGTTCGACGACGGATACGACGAGAACCGCGGCGACGGCATCCCCGACAACGAGCCCGGCTACAACGGTGACGACCCACGGTTCCTCGCCGACGCCGACCCCGAGCCGTTCGACACCTTCACGCTGGTCCGCAAGGCCTACGCCGAGGAGGTGCCGACCGTGCCGCGGCTGGCGGCGGAGATCCTGCGCGAGCTGCCCGAGGCCCACGGCGAGCTGCGCTACGACGTCGCGGAGGACTGCACGACCCACGACCACTGA
- a CDS encoding DUF2470 domain-containing protein, with amino-acid sequence MSDYQRAVDHMNADHADALVDIVRHVTGMHVTGVTITSMDDRGFDVEIVDDDTTGTARIPFPDGPIDPSAVRQVMVDMTRRARDEA; translated from the coding sequence ATGAGCGACTACCAGCGGGCCGTTGACCACATGAACGCCGACCACGCCGACGCGCTGGTCGACATCGTCCGCCACGTCACGGGCATGCACGTGACCGGCGTGACCATCACCTCGATGGACGACCGGGGGTTCGACGTGGAGATCGTCGACGACGACACCACCGGCACCGCCCGCATTCCGTTCCCCGACGGGCCGATCGACCCCTCGGCGGTCCGGCAGGTCATGGTGGACATGACCCGCCGGGCCCGCGACGAGGCCTGA
- a CDS encoding ABC transporter permease, whose protein sequence is MSSVARTFRDSRIVARRNLIKIKRVPDLLVFTLLSPIMFVLLFAYVFGGSISPPGVDYREFLMAGIFAQTVIFGATITGAGLAEDLQKGIIDRFRSLPMSRSAVLAGRTASDVVNNVLVIIVMSVTGLIIGWRIRSTPLEAIGGFLLLLAFAYAVSWMMAWVGLLVPSPEVVNNASFMVIFPLTFIANTFVPSDNLPTPLRHFAEWNPVSSVTQAARELFGNTASSFPAPDVWSLQHPVLYTLIWVGIILAIFVPLSARQYQRTTERG, encoded by the coding sequence ATGAGCTCCGTCGCCCGAACGTTCCGCGACTCGCGCATCGTCGCCCGCCGCAACCTCATCAAGATCAAGCGGGTCCCCGACCTGCTGGTCTTCACCCTGCTCAGCCCGATCATGTTCGTGCTGCTGTTCGCCTACGTGTTCGGTGGGTCGATCTCACCGCCCGGGGTCGACTACCGCGAGTTCCTGATGGCGGGCATCTTCGCCCAGACGGTCATCTTCGGTGCCACCATCACCGGGGCCGGTCTGGCCGAGGACCTGCAGAAGGGCATCATCGACCGGTTCAGGTCGCTGCCGATGTCCCGCTCGGCGGTGCTCGCCGGCCGGACCGCCAGCGACGTGGTCAACAACGTCCTGGTCATCATCGTGATGTCGGTGACCGGCCTGATCATCGGCTGGCGCATCCGCAGCACACCGCTGGAGGCCATCGGCGGGTTCCTGCTGTTGCTGGCCTTCGCCTACGCCGTGTCCTGGATGATGGCGTGGGTCGGCCTGCTGGTCCCCTCACCCGAGGTCGTCAACAACGCCTCGTTCATGGTCATCTTCCCGCTGACCTTCATCGCCAACACCTTCGTGCCGTCCGACAACCTGCCCACGCCGCTACGACACTTCGCGGAGTGGAATCCGGTGTCGTCGGTGACGCAAGCGGCGAGGGAGCTGTTCGGCAACACGGCCAGCAGCTTCCCCGCCCCCGACGTGTGGTCGCTGCAGCACCCGGTGCTCTACACCCTCATCTGGGTCGGCATCATCCTGGCGATCTTCGTGCCGTTGTCGGCCCGGCAGTACCAGCGGACCACCGAACGCGGCTGA
- a CDS encoding ATP-binding cassette domain-containing protein has protein sequence MEAMIHAEGLAKSYGDVTALAGIDLSVPEGTVQGVLGPNGAGKTTAVRILSTLLKPDAGRATIAGVDLLSNPSGVRELIGLSGQSAAVDEYLTGVENLQMVGELYGMSRSEAKSRATELLAQFSLTDAGARIIKTYSGGMRRRLDLAAALVARPPVLFMDEPTTGLDPRARIELWDVIRELVGGGATLLLTTQYLEEADKLADDIVVMDHGRIIAQGDADQLKAQVGGERAEVTVERPEEVDRARAVLATHAVGEVRVTPQSRLLTAQVADGASSLRRLLDGLDDAGIAVLDFGLRRPTLDDVFLTLTGHRAETTPETGGDAATTTQEASR, from the coding sequence ATGGAGGCGATGATCCACGCCGAGGGCCTGGCCAAGTCCTACGGCGACGTCACGGCCCTGGCCGGCATCGACCTGTCGGTCCCCGAGGGCACCGTGCAGGGGGTCCTCGGACCCAACGGCGCCGGCAAGACGACCGCGGTTCGGATCCTGTCCACGCTGCTGAAGCCCGACGCCGGCCGCGCCACGATCGCCGGGGTGGATCTGCTGTCGAACCCGTCGGGCGTTCGCGAGCTGATCGGCCTGTCGGGCCAGTCCGCCGCGGTCGACGAGTACCTGACCGGGGTCGAGAACCTGCAGATGGTCGGCGAGCTGTACGGCATGTCCCGCTCGGAGGCGAAGTCCCGTGCGACCGAGCTGCTGGCCCAGTTCTCCCTGACCGACGCCGGCGCCCGGATCATCAAGACCTACTCCGGCGGCATGCGTCGCCGGCTGGACCTCGCCGCGGCGCTGGTCGCCCGGCCGCCGGTCCTGTTCATGGACGAGCCGACCACCGGCCTCGACCCGCGCGCCCGCATCGAGCTGTGGGACGTGATCCGCGAGCTGGTCGGCGGCGGCGCCACCCTCCTGCTGACCACCCAGTACCTGGAGGAGGCCGACAAGCTGGCCGACGACATCGTCGTGATGGACCACGGCCGCATCATCGCCCAGGGCGATGCCGACCAGCTGAAGGCCCAGGTCGGCGGCGAACGAGCCGAGGTCACCGTCGAACGACCCGAGGAGGTCGACCGTGCCCGCGCGGTGCTGGCCACCCACGCCGTCGGCGAGGTGCGGGTGACTCCTCAGTCCCGCCTGCTGACCGCCCAGGTTGCCGACGGCGCCTCGTCGTTGCGTCGGCTGCTCGACGGCCTCGACGACGCGGGCATCGCGGTGCTGGACTTCGGCCTGCGTCGACCCACCCTCGACGACGTCTTCCTGACGCTGACCGGCCACCGCGCCGAGACGACCCCCGAGACCGGCGGCGACGCCGCCACCACCACGCAGGAGGCCTCCCGATGA
- a CDS encoding acyl-CoA carboxylase subunit epsilon, producing MSSDDTPSVTIHVTAGNPTDEEIAAVTVAVLGLGTAGAPAPVHRAPAWARAARFEAVGQTPFVASNDPRLTHRSTGALPSAAT from the coding sequence GTGAGCAGCGACGACACCCCTTCGGTCACCATCCACGTCACGGCGGGCAACCCCACCGACGAGGAGATCGCGGCCGTGACCGTGGCGGTCCTGGGCCTCGGGACCGCCGGCGCACCGGCGCCGGTCCATCGGGCTCCGGCGTGGGCCCGCGCCGCCCGCTTCGAGGCGGTCGGGCAGACCCCGTTCGTCGCCTCCAACGACCCGCGCCTGACCCACCGCTCCACCGGCGCGCTGCCGTCCGCCGCCACCTGA